The Kordia sp. SMS9 genome window below encodes:
- the hflX gene encoding GTPase HflX has product MLEKKTIAYERAVLIGVITKDQDEAKSKEYLDELEFLTYTAGGEVVKRFTQKIDIPNPKTFIGTGKMEDVEQFVKSNDIGSVIFDDELSPSQQKNIERLLKCKIIDRTGLILDIFAQRAKTSYARTQVELAQYQYLLPRLTGLWTHLERQRGGIGMRGPGETEIETDRRIVRDKIALLRKKMVTIDKQMAVQRGNRGALVRVALVGYTNVGKSTLMNVISKSDVFAENKLFATLDTTVRKVVIGNLPFLLSDTVGFIRKLPTQLVDSFKSTLDEVREADLLLHVVDISHPNFEDHIASVNQILSEIKSADKPTIMVFNKIDAYTHETIESDDLITEKTKAHYTLDDWKKTWMNSSAEEVLFISAINKENLDEFKRKVYNVVREIHVTRFPYNNFLYPDYEELT; this is encoded by the coding sequence ATGCTAGAGAAGAAAACCATTGCGTACGAGCGCGCCGTCCTTATTGGAGTAATTACGAAAGATCAAGATGAAGCCAAATCAAAAGAGTATTTGGACGAGCTTGAGTTTTTAACGTACACAGCTGGCGGTGAAGTCGTAAAACGTTTTACACAGAAGATTGATATTCCGAATCCGAAAACATTTATCGGAACGGGAAAAATGGAAGACGTAGAACAATTTGTAAAGTCAAATGATATTGGCTCCGTTATTTTTGATGATGAATTGTCTCCTTCACAACAAAAAAATATTGAACGCTTATTGAAATGTAAGATTATTGACCGAACGGGATTGATCTTAGATATTTTTGCGCAACGTGCTAAAACAAGTTATGCACGCACACAAGTAGAATTGGCACAGTACCAATATTTATTACCACGATTGACAGGTTTATGGACACACTTGGAACGTCAACGAGGAGGAATTGGAATGCGTGGTCCTGGAGAAACGGAGATTGAAACCGATAGACGTATTGTGCGTGACAAGATTGCTTTATTGCGCAAAAAAATGGTTACGATTGATAAGCAAATGGCGGTTCAACGTGGCAATAGAGGCGCATTAGTTAGAGTCGCTCTAGTTGGATATACCAATGTTGGAAAATCTACCTTAATGAATGTCATTAGTAAGAGTGACGTATTTGCCGAAAATAAATTGTTTGCAACGCTTGATACAACGGTGCGCAAAGTAGTCATTGGAAATTTACCTTTTTTATTGAGTGACACGGTTGGATTTATCCGAAAGTTACCCACACAATTAGTCGATTCTTTCAAAAGTACCTTAGACGAAGTGCGCGAAGCCGATTTGTTATTGCATGTCGTAGATATTTCACATCCAAATTTTGAAGATCATATTGCTTCTGTGAATCAGATTTTAAGTGAGATAAAAAGTGCTGATAAACCTACTATTATGGTTTTTAACAAGATTGATGCCTACACGCATGAAACTATTGAGAGTGATGATTTGATTACCGAAAAAACCAAAGCACATTACACATTAGATGATTGGAAAAAAACATGGATGAACTCTTCTGCAGAAGAAGTCTTGTTCATCTCCGCCATCAACAAAGAAAACTTAGATGAGTTTAAACGAAAAGTATACAATGTAGTTCGTGAAATTCATGTAACGCGTTTTCCATATAATAATTTCTTGTATCCAGATTACGAGGAATTGACATAA
- a CDS encoding endonuclease: MEKKNTIRKYHTVAFYNLENLFDTLDDQYVLDNDFLPNSDRNWTPERYEKKIYKLGSAISSLGPEEAQNAPVLLGVAEVENKKVLRDLVESKKLQEYEYDFVHYNSPDERGIDVGLLYQTEYFEVITSESIPVLLYDEEGKRDFTRDTLYVKGLLNNECIHIFVNHWSSRRDGVDETAHKRIKAAETVREKINYIQAEEQDPHIIIMGDFNDDPTSDSVHKYLMDTDLYNPMEKLLTLYKGSLNYKGEWNLFDQIIFTTNFFDYKKSTHSFASADIFDEHFLAQWKGKYKGNPFRTYAGRKYLGGYSDHFPVYIQLKFNN; the protein is encoded by the coding sequence ATGGAGAAAAAAAATACGATTCGGAAATATCATACAGTAGCATTTTATAATCTTGAAAACTTATTTGATACTTTGGACGATCAGTATGTGTTGGATAATGATTTTTTGCCAAATTCGGATCGTAATTGGACACCCGAACGTTATGAAAAGAAAATTTACAAACTCGGAAGTGCCATTTCAAGTTTAGGACCTGAAGAAGCTCAAAATGCACCTGTACTCTTAGGTGTTGCTGAGGTAGAAAATAAAAAAGTGCTTCGAGATTTGGTGGAATCCAAGAAGCTTCAAGAATATGAGTATGATTTTGTGCATTACAACTCACCAGATGAGCGAGGTATAGATGTTGGTTTATTGTACCAAACAGAATATTTTGAAGTAATTACATCAGAATCCATTCCTGTACTATTATATGATGAAGAAGGCAAGCGCGATTTTACACGTGATACATTATATGTAAAAGGATTGCTCAATAACGAATGCATTCACATCTTTGTCAACCATTGGTCTTCTCGCAGAGACGGAGTTGATGAAACGGCGCACAAACGCATCAAAGCCGCAGAAACCGTTCGTGAAAAAATAAATTACATTCAAGCCGAAGAACAAGATCCGCACATTATTATTATGGGCGATTTTAATGACGATCCCACAAGTGACAGTGTGCATAAGTATTTAATGGATACCGATTTATACAATCCGATGGAAAAATTGTTGACCTTATATAAAGGTAGTTTAAACTACAAAGGAGAATGGAATCTATTTGATCAAATTATCTTCACTACAAATTTCTTCGATTACAAAAAAAGCACACATAGTTTTGCTTCCGCAGATATTTTCGACGAACACTTTTTAGCACAGTGGAAAGGCAAATACAAAGGCAATCCTTTCAGAACTTACGCTGGCAGAAAATATTTAGGCGGATACAGCGATCACTTCCCAGTGTACATACAATTGAAATTCAATAACTAA
- a CDS encoding fibronectin type III domain-containing protein has translation MKKFTLLCMLALFSTFAYSQVLNQAAGWPNTNWSVTGTYNADPGVFEADPTLSANFAYDDDDAGSTSADDIAAESPVIDVSAAFTAGETWLIVDVDYTFNQLGATLNLEYWDADAAAWVVWQEFGATADQPFGDFCTGGRDSFTSDPLNVSGFTATQQTGFRYRLSYNDNGGWQWGFCFDAPTITSATPPSCIDVSNLAVANVGATSIDVSWDANNGETAWEVAIQPAGTGVPTGAGTAVTTNAPYLATGLMPATAYEVYVRADCGVDGFSNWVGPINFTTLNLPPPAPVGVTCPSGSSTFLFTEDFEVDPPAGWTGTGFDGSNGNWDITAGGANSGGTGPSASFNGGNHLEYEASGNSSTIASAISPAIDLSTATDAAELTFFLHAFGDDIGTLNVNVGTSATGPFNTELTWSGDIQTADTDAWVPVGIDLTAYLGQVIYIEFSYGGTGAGFEGDLSIDFMRVETCGSFCIAPSNISAANITTTSADISWDANNGETAWEIAIQPVGTGEPTGAGTAVTTNAPYMATGLNGSTTYEVYVRADCGPNGFSIWAGPFTFTTDNLPPPAPVGVTCASGTSTFIFSEDFEDDPPSGWTGTGFDGSNGNWDITAGGGNSGGTGPSVSFSGGNHLEYEASGNSSAIASAITPAIDLSTATDGAELSFYLHAFGADVGTLNVNVGTSPTGPFTNEYAWIGELQTADTDAWVPIGIDLSAYLGQVIYIELSYGGAGTGFEGDLSIDFMRVETCGSFCIAPSSLAVANVTDTTADLSWIPNNGETAWEVVVQPAGTGIPTGSGTPVTVNAPYTATGLTSTTAYEVYVRADCGGGVFSTWTGPVNFFTQPSAPTGVSCSAGGAAGFVFIEDFESNPPAGWTGTGFDGSNGNWDITPGAANSGGTGPSASFNGATHLEYEASGNSSGIASAISPPINLTTVLDDVELSFYLHAFGADIGTLNVNVGTSPTGPFTTEFTWTGELQTDDTDAWTPIGVDLSAYLGQVIYIELSYGGAGTGFEGDLSIDFLRVEACIDTTIPPSCTSLTSPLNGATDVEIIGGNISWAPAVGIVTDYNVTVGTTPGGTDVFSGNVGNVTNLALGDLLYETTYYVTVTPLNTNGPAVGCIEESFSTRLDPNQVVNLVCADGPITVNYCYDNDEETTFLFTSDTGFPIRITFDFGTIEAGFDSITVYDGSDPLTSPVLFDGDNGGDLTGLTFESTLGNILIVINSDGIVSCTSGAFTTWQWTVECLTCFDPSATFSVVDDCITGDQFLVDVEITDLGDAGSVTITDDFGNPSQVATAPGIYTFGPYANGTNVGFFVVHDDDNSCGLTSLPITQAFCPDQECSIINAGYDQLQTCDMTSTDLSATFMASSITSNTSSYTISDLDCPPDNLTGDPTSITADDRWSEVIDLGFDFQFFGQNYSQVVIGGNGIVAFDVTLANGFNDWSFSEDIPNPALVQGGGIHRAAVFSPYHDIHPGIGGQIEYTTVGTAPERQFKVTFFEVPLFSCTTLLSTHQVILYESSNVVDVLILDKPTCNTWNGGRACAGIQNEAGDVGYAPPGRNTSDSPWTVTNQELWRFVPDGNPNFTFEWFDEDGNVISNNTDITVSPTETTTYTAAITYALADGSLVMITDDVTVTVQADPVIGDLVTLEACDEDYDGVVVFDLTEQDSNVTSLASGVTISYYETMADAEAGTNMLADPTQYSSPGGTVYVRLEDDVTGCYSTADFQVSALFQIDPANIALEGECMEGEFVITVTPLNGGYDPATVTYEWSGGSSFDNDSDQFVATDDGEYTVTITSADGCSSVQTFTVINAMCSFPQGISPNGDNRNDSWDLRAFRVQELEIFNSLGRSVYKQNNYTNQWRGQTNDNDELPVGTYFYVLRLENGESKNGWVYLNK, from the coding sequence ATGAAAAAATTTACCTTGTTATGTATGCTAGCGTTGTTCAGTACGTTTGCATATTCTCAAGTACTAAATCAGGCTGCTGGTTGGCCGAATACCAACTGGTCGGTCACTGGAACATATAATGCTGATCCAGGCGTTTTTGAAGCCGATCCAACATTGTCAGCAAACTTTGCTTATGACGATGATGATGCAGGTAGTACGAGTGCAGATGACATTGCTGCTGAATCGCCTGTTATAGATGTTTCTGCTGCATTTACAGCAGGAGAAACTTGGCTAATTGTAGATGTTGATTACACATTCAATCAGCTAGGAGCTACATTAAATTTAGAATATTGGGATGCTGATGCAGCCGCTTGGGTTGTATGGCAAGAATTTGGTGCAACTGCCGATCAACCTTTCGGAGACTTTTGTACTGGAGGAAGAGATTCTTTTACAAGTGACCCTTTAAATGTCTCAGGATTTACCGCTACACAACAAACAGGATTCCGTTATCGTTTATCTTATAATGATAATGGTGGTTGGCAATGGGGCTTTTGCTTCGATGCGCCAACAATCACCTCTGCGACTCCGCCTTCTTGTATAGACGTTTCCAATTTAGCAGTGGCTAATGTAGGCGCAACATCAATAGATGTTAGCTGGGATGCGAATAATGGAGAAACAGCATGGGAAGTTGCTATTCAACCAGCAGGAACAGGTGTTCCTACAGGTGCAGGAACTGCTGTGACGACCAATGCTCCATATTTGGCCACAGGATTAATGCCTGCTACTGCGTATGAAGTATATGTGCGCGCAGATTGTGGCGTAGACGGATTTAGTAACTGGGTAGGACCAATTAACTTTACAACATTAAACTTACCTCCGCCAGCTCCAGTAGGTGTAACATGTCCTTCAGGATCTTCAACGTTCTTATTTACAGAAGATTTTGAAGTTGATCCACCAGCAGGTTGGACAGGAACAGGTTTTGACGGTTCTAATGGAAATTGGGACATTACTGCCGGAGGAGCAAACTCTGGAGGAACAGGACCATCGGCTTCTTTCAATGGAGGAAATCACTTAGAATATGAAGCATCAGGAAATTCATCGACGATTGCATCTGCAATAAGTCCAGCAATAGATTTATCTACGGCGACTGATGCCGCAGAATTAACTTTTTTCCTTCATGCATTTGGAGATGATATAGGAACCTTGAATGTAAATGTAGGAACAAGTGCAACAGGTCCTTTCAATACAGAATTAACATGGTCAGGAGATATACAAACTGCAGATACAGACGCATGGGTTCCCGTAGGAATTGATTTAACTGCATACTTAGGACAAGTTATTTATATAGAATTTAGCTATGGAGGAACAGGTGCAGGATTTGAAGGAGATTTATCCATAGATTTTATGCGTGTTGAAACATGTGGCTCTTTCTGTATTGCTCCAAGTAATATTTCTGCTGCAAACATCACAACAACATCAGCAGACATAAGCTGGGATGCCAACAATGGAGAAACAGCATGGGAAATAGCAATACAACCCGTAGGAACAGGTGAACCAACAGGTGCAGGAACGGCAGTAACTACAAATGCTCCGTACATGGCTACAGGTTTAAACGGTTCTACAACATATGAAGTATACGTGCGAGCAGATTGTGGACCTAATGGATTTAGCATTTGGGCTGGACCATTCACATTCACAACAGATAACTTGCCTCCACCAGCTCCGGTTGGGGTAACATGTGCTTCAGGAACTTCTACTTTTATTTTTTCAGAAGACTTTGAAGACGATCCACCATCAGGTTGGACAGGAACAGGATTTGACGGTTCTAACGGAAATTGGGATATTACTGCTGGAGGAGGAAACTCTGGTGGAACAGGACCATCCGTATCTTTCAGTGGTGGAAATCACTTAGAATATGAAGCATCAGGAAACTCATCGGCAATTGCATCTGCAATAACTCCAGCAATAGATTTATCTACAGCAACTGATGGGGCAGAATTATCATTTTATCTTCATGCTTTTGGAGCAGATGTAGGAACTTTAAATGTAAATGTTGGTACAAGTCCAACAGGACCATTTACCAATGAATATGCTTGGATAGGAGAATTGCAAACAGCCGATACAGACGCTTGGGTTCCAATTGGAATTGATTTAAGTGCATATTTAGGACAAGTTATATATATAGAATTAAGTTATGGAGGTGCAGGAACAGGATTTGAAGGAGATTTATCTATAGACTTTATGCGTGTGGAAACATGTGGTTCTTTCTGTATTGCACCAAGTTCATTAGCGGTTGCCAATGTAACGGACACCACTGCTGATCTTAGCTGGATACCAAACAACGGTGAAACAGCTTGGGAAGTTGTAGTACAACCAGCAGGAACAGGGATTCCAACAGGTTCAGGAACGCCAGTAACTGTAAATGCTCCATACACAGCAACAGGTTTAACTTCTACCACCGCATACGAAGTATATGTTCGAGCAGACTGTGGCGGAGGAGTTTTTAGCACATGGACAGGTCCAGTGAACTTCTTTACGCAACCATCAGCTCCAACTGGAGTGAGTTGTAGTGCAGGTGGCGCGGCTGGTTTTGTCTTTATAGAAGATTTTGAATCAAATCCACCAGCAGGTTGGACAGGAACAGGTTTTGATGGTTCCAATGGAAACTGGGACATTACTCCTGGAGCCGCAAACTCTGGAGGAACAGGTCCTTCTGCATCTTTCAATGGTGCAACACATTTAGAATATGAAGCATCTGGAAACTCATCAGGCATTGCATCTGCAATAAGTCCACCAATAAATTTAACTACGGTACTTGATGATGTAGAATTGTCATTCTACCTTCATGCGTTTGGTGCAGATATAGGAACCTTAAATGTAAATGTTGGTACAAGTCCAACAGGTCCATTTACAACAGAATTTACTTGGACAGGAGAGTTGCAAACAGATGATACAGATGCTTGGACTCCAATAGGTGTAGATTTAAGTGCATATCTAGGTCAAGTTATTTATATAGAATTAAGTTATGGAGGTGCTGGAACAGGATTTGAAGGAGATTTATCCATAGACTTTTTACGAGTGGAAGCATGTATTGATACCACGATACCACCATCATGTACTTCTTTAACCTCACCTTTAAATGGAGCTACAGATGTCGAAATTATTGGAGGTAACATATCTTGGGCACCTGCAGTAGGTATTGTAACAGATTATAATGTAACTGTTGGAACTACTCCTGGAGGAACAGATGTTTTCTCAGGAAACGTAGGTAATGTTACAAATCTCGCATTAGGAGATTTATTGTATGAAACTACATATTATGTAACAGTAACACCACTAAACACCAATGGTCCAGCTGTAGGCTGTATTGAGGAAAGTTTTTCCACACGACTTGATCCAAATCAAGTAGTCAATTTAGTATGTGCTGATGGACCAATTACGGTTAATTACTGTTACGATAACGATGAAGAAACTACATTCTTATTTACTTCTGATACAGGATTCCCAATACGAATAACTTTCGATTTCGGTACTATAGAAGCTGGTTTTGACTCTATAACTGTCTATGACGGTTCAGATCCTTTAACTAGTCCTGTTTTATTTGATGGAGATAATGGAGGAGACCTTACAGGTTTAACTTTTGAATCTACTTTAGGAAATATCTTAATAGTGATCAATAGTGATGGTATTGTCAGTTGTACTTCTGGTGCATTTACAACATGGCAATGGACCGTGGAATGTTTAACATGTTTTGATCCATCAGCAACATTTAGTGTTGTTGACGATTGTATTACAGGTGATCAATTCCTAGTTGATGTAGAAATTACAGATTTAGGAGATGCTGGTTCTGTAACAATTACGGATGATTTTGGTAATCCTTCTCAAGTAGCTACGGCACCAGGAATATACACTTTTGGACCCTATGCCAACGGAACTAATGTTGGATTCTTCGTAGTTCATGATGATGACAATAGTTGTGGATTGACAAGTTTACCAATAACACAAGCATTCTGTCCAGATCAAGAGTGTAGCATTATTAATGCAGGATATGATCAATTGCAGACATGTGATATGACATCAACTGACTTATCAGCAACGTTTATGGCAAGTTCCATAACATCAAATACAAGTTCATACACCATAAGTGACTTAGATTGTCCACCAGATAATTTAACTGGAGATCCAACAAGTATTACTGCGGATGATAGATGGTCTGAAGTGATCGACTTAGGGTTTGATTTCCAATTTTTCGGACAAAACTATTCGCAAGTAGTAATAGGAGGAAACGGAATTGTTGCTTTTGATGTTACTTTAGCAAATGGATTCAATGACTGGTCTTTTTCTGAAGATATCCCAAATCCTGCTTTGGTACAGGGTGGAGGAATACACAGAGCTGCCGTATTTTCACCATACCACGATATTCATCCAGGTATTGGTGGGCAAATTGAATATACTACGGTAGGGACAGCACCAGAAAGACAATTTAAAGTTACATTCTTTGAGGTACCATTATTCTCATGTACCACATTGTTAAGTACACATCAGGTTATTTTATATGAATCTTCAAATGTAGTAGATGTATTAATATTAGATAAGCCTACTTGTAATACTTGGAATGGTGGAAGAGCTTGCGCCGGAATACAAAACGAAGCAGGAGATGTTGGATATGCACCTCCAGGAAGAAACACAAGTGATTCTCCTTGGACGGTAACAAATCAAGAATTATGGCGATTTGTTCCAGACGGAAATCCAAACTTTACGTTTGAGTGGTTCGATGAAGATGGTAACGTGATCAGTAACAATACTGACATTACGGTATCACCAACAGAAACCACTACATATACGGCTGCTATTACCTATGCGTTGGCTGATGGTTCTCTAGTGATGATAACAGATGATGTCACTGTCACGGTACAGGCAGATCCTGTCATTGGAGATTTAGTAACCTTAGAAGCTTGTGATGAAGATTATGATGGCGTAGTTGTCTTTGATCTAACAGAACAAGATTCCAATGTCACTTCGTTAGCAAGTGGTGTTACAATTTCATACTATGAAACCATGGCAGATGCGGAAGCAGGAACAAACATGCTTGCGGATCCAACGCAATATTCAAGTCCTGGAGGAACTGTATATGTTCGTCTTGAAGATGATGTTACAGGATGTTACTCAACAGCGGACTTCCAAGTAAGCGCATTATTCCAAATAGATCCAGCTAATATTGCATTAGAAGGTGAATGTATGGAAGGTGAATTTGTGATTACCGTAACCCCATTAAATGGTGGATACGATCCAGCAACGGTAACGTACGAATGGTCTGGCGGTTCATCATTTGATAATGACAGCGATCAATTCGTTGCAACAGATGATGGAGAATATACAGTAACGATTACTTCTGCAGACGGTTGTTCTAGTGTACAAACATTTACAGTAATCAACGCTATGTGTTCATTCCCGCAAGGAATTTCACCTAATGGAGATAACAGAAATGATAGTTGGGACTTACGAGCATTTAGGGTGCAAGAATTAGAAATATTTAATTCTCTTGGTCGTTCTGTGTACAAACAGAATAACTATACGAACCAATGGAGAGGTCAAACAAATGATAATGATGAATTACCAGTAGGTACTTATTTTTATGTATTGCGACTAGAAAATGGAGAATCTAAAAACGGATGGGTTTATTTAAACAAATAG
- a CDS encoding type IX secretion system membrane protein PorP/SprF, producing MKNLYIALFVLLFSLPSLAQQDPQYTQYMYNMAVINPAYAGSREGISLGALYRNQWTGFDGAPRTFTFFGHSPVGKNVGLGLSLISDQVGPVKETNTYVDFAYTLNLGGAHKLAFGIKTGLTFHDIGLLSEVNPTLIDQGDEAFSSDVNKTTFNIGAGLFYYTDNYYLALSVPNFLEGEHLDVNGRAFGSEIQHYFFTGGYVFQASPNTKIKPSFLVKSAFDAPTSFDVNLNALFYEKFEIGASYRLDDSFSGMVNFAINPRLRIGYAYDAVTSEISTVANASHEVFLLFDLYFPRKISRSPRYF from the coding sequence ATGAAGAACTTATATATCGCACTATTTGTATTACTTTTTTCGCTACCATCACTTGCGCAGCAAGATCCGCAGTACACACAGTACATGTACAATATGGCAGTTATCAATCCAGCATATGCTGGATCTAGAGAAGGAATATCTTTAGGTGCACTATACAGAAATCAATGGACCGGATTTGACGGTGCCCCAAGAACATTTACGTTCTTTGGGCATTCGCCAGTCGGTAAAAACGTAGGGTTAGGTTTATCGTTAATTTCAGATCAGGTTGGACCTGTTAAAGAAACAAACACCTATGTTGACTTTGCATATACATTAAACTTGGGAGGCGCTCATAAATTGGCGTTTGGTATTAAAACTGGACTTACTTTCCACGATATTGGATTATTGTCAGAAGTAAATCCAACACTTATTGATCAAGGAGATGAAGCCTTTTCAAGCGATGTAAATAAAACAACTTTTAATATTGGAGCTGGACTTTTTTACTATACAGACAACTACTATTTAGCATTATCGGTGCCTAACTTTTTAGAAGGAGAACACCTTGATGTCAATGGAAGAGCATTTGGTTCTGAAATACAACATTATTTCTTTACGGGAGGGTATGTATTTCAAGCAAGTCCAAACACTAAAATAAAGCCTTCATTCTTAGTGAAGTCAGCTTTTGATGCACCAACATCATTTGACGTCAACTTGAATGCCTTATTTTATGAAAAATTTGAAATTGGAGCCTCGTACCGTTTGGATGATTCTTTCAGTGGAATGGTCAACTTTGCGATTAACCCGAGATTACGTATAGGCTACGCCTACGATGCCGTAACTTCAGAAATATCTACTGTAGCCAACGCATCGCACGAAGTATTCTTACTATTTGATTTATACTTCCCAAGAAAAATTTCTCGTTCGCCAAGATATTTCTAA
- a CDS encoding OmpA family protein: MKKLYILLLVLATSNVFAQNDKTRKADKLYNRLEYVKAAEKYQEIAIEEADVYVYEQLANCYYNLFKTEDAERWYRQSISEGNTKSEVYFKYAQMLKANGKYQEHNEWMSKFAAAKPSDKRAIAFNKNPDYIPQILAKVTKFEVKNSEINTQNSDFGALAVKNTVYFTSTRDGGRTYGWNGQPFLDIYMASYDGNGELSNAIALSKDINTKFHEGTVSFSPDGKKMYFTRENYYDGKFKKNEDGKGTLNLYTATMSGGSWTNVQPVPFNNDEYSVGHPAVSADGKTLYFASDMPGGLGQSDLYKVSINDDGSFGEPQNLGGDINTEGREFFPFVSSNNTLYFSSDGHLGIGGLDVFASKVKGNSFGAVRNLGTPLNSNADDFSFTFDEEGKKGFVASNREGGKGSDDIYEVSLINPICDVDYVVVITDKETGAALSGAAVVLADDKGNSVGTKTTDAEGKVVFKVECDVSSVLSASLQDYVSQQVDVNSGDDPTRMVEISLEPIEEIIEDVIVLNPIYFDFDKHNIRQDAAFELDKVVNVMTKYPNMVIKVETHTDIRGSAPYNQKLSERRAKSTVQYIISKGIDASRLSSEGKGETVPLIDCGSKCTDEEHQQNRRSEFIIVSKD; encoded by the coding sequence ATGAAAAAACTATATATATTACTTCTAGTTCTAGCCACATCTAATGTGTTTGCTCAGAACGATAAAACTAGAAAAGCAGATAAGCTATACAACAGGCTTGAATATGTAAAAGCGGCTGAGAAATATCAAGAAATTGCTATTGAAGAAGCAGATGTTTATGTATACGAACAGTTGGCCAACTGTTATTACAATCTTTTTAAAACAGAAGATGCAGAGCGTTGGTACAGACAAAGTATTTCTGAAGGAAACACCAAATCAGAAGTGTATTTCAAATATGCACAAATGCTGAAAGCAAATGGAAAATATCAAGAACACAACGAGTGGATGTCGAAGTTTGCTGCCGCAAAGCCAAGCGATAAAAGGGCGATTGCCTTTAATAAAAATCCAGATTACATTCCACAGATTTTAGCAAAAGTCACAAAATTTGAAGTAAAGAATTCAGAAATCAACACACAAAATTCAGACTTTGGAGCCTTAGCTGTAAAAAATACAGTATACTTCACGTCTACGCGTGATGGAGGAAGAACATATGGATGGAATGGACAACCATTCTTAGACATTTACATGGCTTCGTACGATGGAAATGGAGAATTGTCTAACGCGATTGCTTTATCAAAAGACATCAATACAAAGTTCCACGAAGGAACCGTAAGTTTTTCACCAGATGGAAAAAAGATGTACTTTACGCGTGAAAATTACTATGATGGTAAGTTCAAGAAAAATGAAGACGGTAAAGGAACATTAAACCTCTACACGGCAACAATGTCTGGTGGATCGTGGACCAACGTACAACCAGTGCCATTCAATAATGATGAATATTCTGTAGGACATCCAGCGGTAAGCGCAGATGGGAAAACATTATATTTTGCATCTGATATGCCAGGAGGCTTAGGACAATCAGATTTATACAAAGTTTCCATTAATGATGATGGATCTTTCGGAGAGCCACAAAACTTAGGAGGTGATATCAATACGGAAGGAAGAGAATTTTTCCCATTCGTGAGTAGCAATAATACATTATACTTTTCTTCTGATGGACATTTAGGAATCGGAGGATTGGATGTATTTGCTTCAAAAGTAAAAGGAAATTCTTTTGGTGCAGTTCGTAATTTAGGAACGCCGCTAAACAGTAACGCTGATGATTTCTCGTTTACGTTTGATGAAGAAGGTAAAAAAGGATTTGTAGCTTCGAACCGCGAAGGTGGAAAAGGAAGTGACGATATTTACGAAGTAAGCCTCATCAACCCTATTTGTGATGTGGATTATGTAGTGGTTATTACAGACAAGGAAACAGGTGCGGCGTTGAGTGGTGCCGCAGTAGTATTGGCTGATGACAAAGGAAACAGCGTTGGTACCAAAACTACAGATGCAGAAGGTAAAGTAGTGTTCAAAGTAGAATGTGACGTGTCTTCAGTATTGTCAGCTTCTCTTCAAGATTATGTTTCACAACAAGTGGACGTTAACAGTGGAGATGATCCAACAAGAATGGTGGAAATTTCGCTGGAACCAATTGAAGAAATTATTGAAGATGTAATTGTATTAAATCCAATTTATTTTGACTTCGATAAGCACAATATCAGACAAGATGCAGCTTTTGAATTGGACAAAGTAGTCAATGTAATGACAAAATATCCAAACATGGTCATCAAAGTGGAAACACATACAGACATCAGAGGTTCTGCTCCATACAACCAAAAACTATCGGAAAGAAGAGCAAAATCAACAGTACAATACATCATCTCAAAAGGAATTGATGCATCACGTCTTAGCAGTGAAGGAAAAGGAGAAACAGTGCCTTTAATTGACTGTGGAAGCAAATGTACAGATGAAGAACACCAACAAAATCGTCGTTCTGAATTTATTATCGTTAGCAAAGACTAA